The genomic segment TCGTGATCAACGCGATGATCTCTGACTTGGGAAGAAACGACTCGTCGCCTTTGATGATCTCGAAGCGGTGGATCCGGTCCCATGGGTACCAGTAGGTCAGCATCGGATTGCAGATCCTGACGCCCCATCGACTTGTGTAGAGGCCGAGTCGGAAGAAACGCCATGCTACGAAGAGCCAAATGCCCGACCAGAAGTACGAATCGCCCTCGAGCGGCCCACTCGAAGTAACGCTCACCGTGAAGGTCGCGCCGCCGACGATCAAAGGCAGGAGGGACAACGCTCCCCGGATCGCCACCTCGCGCCGAGACAACTTTACGCGCGTCCAAGCTCCGAACGGCTTCCAACTGATCACCCGCCAGAGCCAGAAAGGGGCGGGCTGCGCGTGTGGAGAGGGCGAACCTGCGGACTGCGCCACGGGCTTCACGACCCTCTATTTCGAGGTCTTCGCTGCCGCGCCCTGCCCGTCTCGACCATCCATCAACCCGACGAGCATGCGGCCCCATGCCGGCTGGGTCCAGGGTCCGCTCGGCCTGTCCGCCATGCTCGCACGGTACGCCTGATCGGGCGTACTTGGAACTGCGGGATGAATCCGGGCGTTTAGGGCTTGACAGATCCCGCTTTGTATTATTGTATCGAGACGTTGATACATAGGCTGCTTCGGGGGTGGCCGGGATGAGGATTCCGAAGATGAAGCCAACGGGCTGGAAACGCTGGGCCGTACTTTGGGTCGTAGTCCCCGTGCTGACGGCTGCGGTCATGTTGGGGATCGTGGTCTTCCTCCCGGACGGGTGGGGCATCGACGTGATCTTGATGCTGCCGCCGGCGCTCTTCGCCGCGCTCGTCATCGTCCATCTGTTCTCGATGCCGAACGAGTACATGGCCCGATGGATCAAATCCCATAAGGTCGTCGTGGACGACGAGAATCGGGCCGTCATCCGCCGTTATCTGCTGCACGGCAGGAGGATCCGCACGAGCGGAGCGCTCAGCGGGCTAATCGCCTACGTCATCTACACGTCGGTGTCCTCCAATGATCTGCCGTTCGGCTGGATCGCCGCGACGTTCGGCGGCTACCTGCTTGGCGCCGCCGCGGCCGAGGTCTGGGCGCTCCGACCGCAGCGCGGATCGGTGCGATCGGCGTCGCTCTCTCCGCGAAGTATCAACGACTACGTGCCTCGGCTGGCCGTGCTCTTCGTGCGACTCGTTCCCGTGATGACCGTCGCGGCGCTCGTCATCGCGCCCACCATGACCTATCAGTTCGGCCCAGGCCCCGAGTTCGGCGGCCCCGACGCGGCGCGCGAATGGGGAGCGCTGATCGGTTGGACGATCGGATCGATCGTGCTCGCGATCCTCGTCGAGGTGACGGCGCGACGCATCGTTCGTAGGCCGCAACCCATCACGTCTGAGAACCTCGTCGCGGCGGACGATGCCATCCGTTCGACTTCGCTGCATTGTTTGATCGGTGCAGGCCTGGCGATGATGTTGGGGATACTCTCACGGAACCTCGGAGACATCCTGAACGAGAGCGCGTACGGCTCCGATCAGCTTCGGGCCGTGTTCTCGAGCGTCATGCTCATCAGCGGCGTCTTCGTTCCGTTCGTGTGGCTACGGCTCGGGGTCGATCAGCCCTGGGTTGTTCGTCGCAGCCGTCCTCGAGAGCCGGTGGCCGCGTGATCCTGAGCGTCGACCCCGACTTGCCGGTCCCGCCTTACGAGCAGATCCGCTCCCAGATCTCGAGCATGGTGGCGAGCGGCGTCCTCCCGAGCGGAACGCGGTTGCCGCCGATCCGCCAGCTCGCCGACGACCTCGGTCTCGCCGGAGGCACCGTTGCCCGGGCCTATCACGAGCTCGAAGATTCCGGCGTGCTTGTGACGCGCGGGCGGCACGGCTCCTTCG from the Actinomycetota bacterium genome contains:
- a CDS encoding GntR family transcriptional regulator; translation: MILSVDPDLPVPPYEQIRSQISSMVASGVLPSGTRLPPIRQLADDLGLAGGTVARAYHELEDSGVLVTRGRHGSFVDGSTPKSSSKESLGLLDQAAHAFAVRASQLGYDVRDALGAAERALKELPPARHTA